One window of the Sulfitobacter sp. HNIBRBA3233 genome contains the following:
- a CDS encoding transporter substrate-binding domain-containing protein — translation MKFLKKLGLAVGFAASVAAAPAVAQSALNDILSNGVLKVGTTGDWNPMTMRDPATNTFQGYDIDIMTELASDLGVELEMVPTDWKTLVNGVVAGNYHMTGSASISPARLKAAGYSSSYTAVEMFPFTTEDKLEAYSGWDSINTPETKVATTLGTSFEAMVREWFPDAEIIVVEAPARGFQEVLSGRADVFITSNIEGSTLLQKFPNVRQIEVTEARAPTPIAMLLPQDDQVWINYVNSWIELKRTQGFFEEVALKWGL, via the coding sequence ATGAAATTCTTGAAAAAACTCGGCCTTGCGGTCGGTTTTGCCGCATCCGTTGCGGCGGCTCCGGCGGTCGCGCAGTCCGCGCTGAACGATATTCTCAGCAATGGCGTGCTGAAAGTCGGCACAACCGGCGACTGGAACCCGATGACGATGCGCGATCCCGCGACCAATACGTTTCAGGGCTACGACATCGACATCATGACCGAACTGGCCAGCGATCTGGGCGTTGAACTCGAGATGGTGCCGACCGACTGGAAAACGCTGGTAAACGGCGTTGTCGCGGGCAACTACCACATGACCGGTTCCGCCTCTATCAGCCCCGCACGGCTGAAGGCCGCAGGCTATTCCAGCAGCTACACAGCGGTCGAGATGTTCCCCTTCACCACCGAGGACAAGCTCGAAGCCTACAGCGGCTGGGACAGCATCAACACACCCGAGACCAAAGTCGCAACCACTCTGGGCACGTCCTTCGAGGCGATGGTGCGCGAATGGTTCCCCGATGCCGAGATCATCGTCGTAGAGGCGCCCGCGCGCGGCTTTCAGGAGGTTCTGTCGGGCCGCGCGGATGTGTTCATCACCTCCAACATCGAAGGGTCGACCCTGCTGCAGAAGTTTCCCAACGTCCGCCAGATCGAGGTAACCGAGGCGCGCGCGCCCACGCCGATCGCGATGCTGCTGCCCCAGGACGATCAGGTCTGGATCAACTATGTGAACAGCTGGATCGAGCTGAAACGGACCCAAGGCTTCTTCGAGGAAGTGGCCCTGAAATGGGGTCTGTGA
- a CDS encoding amino acid ABC transporter ATP-binding protein, protein MSDQEAAIQIEGVNKWFGDYHALRDIDLTVGHGERIVVCGPSGSGKSTLIRCVNALERHDKGRITVDGRELRDARSIDAIRSEVGMVFQQFNLFPHLTILQNLTLGPMKARGLSRSQAEARAMKYLERVRIPEQADKKPSALSGGQQQRVAIARSLCMEPKIMLFDEPTSALDPEMIAEVLDVIVDLANSGMTMIVVTHEMGFARRAADRMVFMDQGAVVETGTPGDFFERPKTERCRTFLNQILRH, encoded by the coding sequence ATGTCCGATCAAGAGGCTGCGATCCAGATCGAGGGCGTCAACAAGTGGTTTGGCGACTACCACGCGCTGCGCGACATCGACCTGACGGTGGGGCACGGCGAACGCATCGTGGTCTGCGGGCCGTCGGGATCAGGGAAGTCCACGCTGATCCGCTGCGTCAACGCGCTCGAGCGGCACGACAAGGGCCGCATCACCGTGGACGGCAGAGAGCTGCGCGACGCGCGTTCGATCGACGCGATCCGGTCCGAAGTCGGGATGGTGTTCCAGCAGTTCAATCTGTTTCCGCATCTCACGATATTGCAGAACCTCACGCTGGGTCCGATGAAGGCACGCGGGCTGTCGCGATCGCAGGCCGAGGCACGGGCGATGAAATACCTCGAACGGGTGCGCATCCCCGAACAGGCCGACAAGAAACCCAGCGCCCTGTCAGGCGGCCAGCAGCAGCGTGTCGCCATTGCCCGCAGCCTGTGCATGGAGCCGAAGATCATGCTCTTCGACGAGCCGACCTCGGCGCTGGATCCTGAAATGATTGCCGAGGTGCTGGACGTGATCGTTGATCTTGCGAATTCAGGCATGACCATGATCGTGGTCACCCACGAGATGGGATTTGCCCGCCGTGCCGCCGACCGGATGGTTTTCATGGATCAGGGCGCCGTGGTCGAAACCGGCACGCCCGGGGATTTCTTCGAGCGGCCCAAGACCGAGCGCTGCCGCACCTTCCTGAACCAGATCCTGAGACATTGA
- a CDS encoding amino acid ABC transporter permease codes for MPLKISTLIALGALVLLAGCSGGNWGWYVIDPTTPKGLSNVRFLLNGFGNTILLSVIAAVLSMVIGLLVALPGMSANRWLRLPSRIYIEFIRAIPLLPMLFWVFYGLPVVLKSMGFQVTIDAFWGAIITLAISDSAFTAEIYRSGIQSIAKGQTEAAKTIGLNYRQTMRYVILPQAIRRILPPLANQFIYIVKVSAFASVIGMQELTRRANELVVTEYRPLEIYTLLILEYLVLVLAISFFVRWLERRMGADESR; via the coding sequence ATGCCGTTGAAAATCTCCACGCTGATTGCGCTGGGCGCTCTGGTTCTTCTCGCGGGCTGTTCGGGGGGAAACTGGGGCTGGTACGTGATCGACCCCACCACCCCCAAGGGCCTGTCCAACGTCCGCTTTCTGCTGAACGGGTTCGGCAACACGATCCTGTTGTCGGTCATCGCAGCCGTGCTGTCGATGGTCATCGGGTTGCTGGTGGCCCTGCCGGGGATGTCGGCGAACCGCTGGCTGCGCCTGCCCAGCCGCATCTATATCGAGTTCATCCGCGCGATCCCTCTTCTGCCGATGCTGTTCTGGGTGTTCTACGGGCTGCCTGTTGTGCTGAAATCAATGGGCTTTCAGGTGACAATCGATGCCTTCTGGGGCGCGATCATCACGCTGGCGATCTCCGACAGCGCCTTTACCGCCGAAATCTACCGCTCGGGCATCCAGTCCATCGCCAAGGGCCAGACCGAAGCCGCGAAAACCATCGGCCTGAACTATCGCCAGACCATGCGCTATGTCATCCTGCCGCAGGCGATCCGGCGCATTCTGCCGCCGCTGGCGAACCAGTTCATCTATATCGTCAAGGTGAGCGCCTTTGCCTCGGTCATCGGGATGCAGGAGCTGACACGCCGCGCCAACGAACTGGTGGTGACCGAATACCGCCCGCTTGAAATCTATACGCTGCTGATCCTCGAATACCTCGTGCTGGTGCTCGCGATCAGCTTTTTCGTGCGCTGGCTGGAACGCCGGATGGGCGCAGATGAAAGCCGCTGA
- a CDS encoding carboxymuconolactone decarboxylase family protein, whose amino-acid sequence MKWKDFLDETNSRMGKLHREAPGMFEGFATMGRAAKREGALDEKTKELIALGIAISTRCDSCIGFHVKSLVRLGLTREEMCEALEMIGYMGGGPSIAFGAKALEAYDEFAAG is encoded by the coding sequence ATGAAGTGGAAAGATTTTCTGGACGAAACCAACTCCCGCATGGGCAAGCTGCACCGCGAGGCACCGGGCATGTTCGAGGGCTTTGCCACCATGGGCCGCGCGGCAAAACGCGAGGGGGCGCTGGACGAAAAGACCAAAGAGCTGATCGCGCTTGGCATCGCGATCTCGACGCGCTGCGACAGCTGCATCGGCTTTCATGTCAAATCGCTGGTGCGCCTCGGCCTGACCCGTGAAGAGATGTGCGAGGCGCTCGAGATGATCGGCTACATGGGCGGCGGGCCATCCATCGCCTTCGGCGCCAAGGCGCTCGAGGCTTACGACGAATTCGCCGCCGGCTAG
- a CDS encoding Stealth CR1 domain-containing protein produces MRDTWQDNPVDAVVTWVDGNAPAHRALRECYMAQHLGTLSENASNPHRWTSNDEIYYCLSSIVQHAPWVRTIWLVVDNTTPDLARLPASVRDRLEVVYHHEIFGGFEHVLPTFNSLAIETMLWRIDGLADRFLYFNDDVFLTGPLTPEDMFDGDAPVLRGRWRDLSGLLADPAARDDPACFHGFMQINAGAMAGQPADRIFAPAHVVHPMRRSVMARLFAQHRQAFLDNIGHRFRDLDQFLPQALHNHILIAEDAARQAAATDHLHIRSGQGRGGSGEDVRALLTPDALSGVKFLCVNDLPQLEEVLPDARSLIAQAIGQPDSSVIAA; encoded by the coding sequence TTGCGCGATACATGGCAGGACAATCCGGTAGATGCAGTAGTGACATGGGTGGACGGAAATGCACCCGCCCATCGCGCCTTGCGAGAATGCTACATGGCGCAACACCTCGGCACCCTGTCTGAAAACGCCAGCAATCCGCACCGGTGGACCTCGAACGACGAAATCTATTATTGCCTGTCCTCCATCGTGCAGCACGCGCCATGGGTTCGCACGATCTGGCTGGTTGTCGACAATACCACACCCGATCTGGCCCGCCTTCCCGCGAGTGTGCGCGACCGGCTCGAGGTGGTCTACCACCACGAGATCTTCGGCGGTTTCGAACATGTGCTGCCGACCTTCAACAGCCTCGCGATAGAGACGATGTTGTGGCGCATCGACGGTTTGGCCGACCGCTTTCTCTATTTCAACGACGACGTCTTTCTTACCGGGCCATTGACGCCCGAGGACATGTTCGACGGCGATGCGCCGGTTCTGCGCGGCAGGTGGAGGGATCTCAGCGGTCTTCTGGCCGATCCCGCGGCGCGGGACGATCCGGCGTGTTTCCACGGCTTCATGCAGATCAACGCAGGGGCCATGGCAGGCCAGCCCGCCGACCGGATCTTTGCGCCCGCGCATGTGGTGCATCCGATGCGGCGGTCGGTGATGGCGCGGCTTTTCGCACAACACAGGCAGGCGTTTCTGGACAATATCGGCCACCGTTTTCGCGATCTGGACCAGTTCCTGCCACAGGCGCTGCACAACCACATCCTGATTGCCGAAGACGCCGCGCGACAGGCCGCAGCGACCGACCATCTGCATATCCGCAGCGGTCAGGGGCGCGGCGGCAGCGGCGAAGATGTCCGCGCCCTGCTGACGCCGGACGCGCTGTCGGGCGTGAAATTCCTGTGCGTGAACGATCTGCCGCAGCTCGAAGAGGTTTTACCGGACGCGCGCAGCCTGATCGCACAGGCCATCGGCCAGCCCGACAGCAGCGTCATCGCCGCCTAG
- a CDS encoding FAS1-like dehydratase domain-containing protein produces the protein MTATLDPETLSRWIGKRETAQDRIDAGPARRMELTLDREARLGDGDALPPLWHWLYFLQTARMSALGRDGHPAKGGFLPPVALPRRMWAGGRFGFSQPLVLGTEATKTSTIKDVAVKQGRSGALCFVTVRHEVASNAQSAFWEEHDIVYREDSGPDAPPAAPTPEIGDDWETVETVTPSEVLLFRYSALTFNGHRIHYDRDYATGVEGHAGLVVHGPLIATLLVDLAQRVMGRAPLAFDFRAMSPLFDTAPFNIHARTEGDEVTLAAATPQGRLAMQAKARF, from the coding sequence ATGACCGCCACATTGGACCCCGAAACCCTGTCGCGCTGGATCGGCAAGCGTGAAACGGCGCAGGACAGGATCGACGCAGGCCCCGCCCGCCGGATGGAATTGACACTGGACCGCGAGGCGCGGCTCGGTGACGGGGATGCGCTGCCACCGCTGTGGCACTGGCTCTATTTTCTGCAAACCGCGCGGATGAGCGCGCTTGGCCGTGACGGGCACCCCGCAAAGGGAGGCTTTCTGCCGCCCGTGGCGCTGCCCCGGCGCATGTGGGCAGGCGGGCGGTTCGGATTTTCGCAACCGCTTGTTCTGGGAACGGAGGCGACCAAGACCTCAACGATCAAGGATGTCGCGGTCAAGCAGGGACGCAGCGGTGCGCTGTGTTTCGTCACCGTCCGGCACGAGGTTGCGAGCAATGCGCAGAGCGCGTTCTGGGAGGAGCACGATATCGTCTACCGCGAAGACTCCGGACCGGATGCGCCGCCCGCTGCCCCCACGCCCGAGATCGGCGACGACTGGGAGACGGTCGAAACGGTGACACCGTCCGAGGTTCTGCTGTTTCGGTATTCAGCGCTGACCTTCAACGGCCATCGCATCCACTACGACCGCGACTATGCAACCGGTGTCGAAGGGCACGCCGGTCTGGTGGTGCATGGCCCGCTCATCGCCACGCTGCTTGTGGATCTTGCCCAAAGGGTGATGGGGCGCGCGCCCCTAGCGTTCGATTTCCGCGCGATGAGCCCGCTGTTCGACACCGCACCCTTCAACATTCACGCCCGCACCGAAGGGGATGAGGTAACCCTTGCCGCCGCTACCCCGCAAGGGCGTCTGGCGATGCAGGCAAAAGCGCGGTTCTGA
- a CDS encoding OsmC family protein, which produces MSDTPNAGLPPQAEVVFDCHGDATGKMRNDLVVHMREPMLEGPFELATDEGPFHGGDASAPPPLALFVAGLTGCIMTQIRAFAKRLDVTLDDLSVDCRVAWDWTAKGRIYETAPKSFEIDVDITSPDAEEAVVALINAAKKGCFLEQTLGVANTINHRMKTPDGWKAG; this is translated from the coding sequence ATGAGCGACACTCCCAACGCGGGCCTGCCGCCGCAGGCAGAGGTCGTATTCGACTGCCACGGTGATGCCACGGGCAAGATGCGCAACGATCTGGTTGTGCACATGCGCGAACCGATGCTCGAAGGGCCGTTCGAGCTGGCCACCGACGAAGGCCCGTTTCACGGCGGCGACGCCAGTGCGCCTCCGCCGCTTGCGTTGTTCGTGGCGGGGCTGACGGGCTGCATCATGACCCAGATCCGCGCGTTCGCCAAACGACTGGACGTGACGCTGGACGACCTGTCGGTGGACTGTCGCGTGGCGTGGGACTGGACCGCGAAGGGCCGTATCTATGAAACCGCGCCAAAGAGTTTCGAGATTGATGTCGATATCACCTCGCCCGATGCGGAAGAGGCCGTAGTCGCGCTGATCAACGCCGCGAAGAAAGGCTGCTTTCTGGAGCAGACGCTGGGTGTCGCGAATACCATCAACCACCGCATGAAAACGCCGGATGGCTGGAAAGCCGGTTGA
- a CDS encoding fumarylacetoacetate hydrolase family protein, producing the protein MRLATVNNGTSDILVADLGEGHLLDLSAAAGGTEEALFSMQALIEGGEEALARARELVEIAPHPARIASADVSFRAPLPRPVQMRDCLVFEEHLINSFERATQMTGKEFAIPDIWYKQPIYYKANRFSVIGDGQDVRWPAYSKQMDFELELAIVIGTGGCDISAEDAPKHIFGYTIFNDMSARDAQMLEMPGQLGPAKGKDFDTGNILGPFIVTADEIAHPVALDMEAKVNGEVWGGGNSGAMHHSFADIIAHISASETLHPGEVIGSGTVGTGCGLELGRFLEDGDVIELTVERIGTLKNRIVKS; encoded by the coding sequence ATGCGACTGGCCACGGTAAATAACGGCACATCCGATATTCTTGTCGCCGATCTGGGCGAGGGGCACCTTCTGGACCTCTCCGCCGCCGCGGGCGGCACCGAAGAGGCGCTTTTTTCCATGCAAGCGCTGATCGAAGGCGGCGAAGAGGCCCTGGCACGCGCCCGCGAACTGGTCGAGATCGCGCCCCACCCTGCACGGATCGCCAGCGCCGACGTCAGTTTCCGCGCGCCCCTGCCCCGGCCTGTGCAGATGCGGGACTGTCTGGTGTTCGAAGAACACCTCATCAACTCTTTCGAGCGGGCGACCCAGATGACCGGCAAGGAATTCGCGATCCCGGATATCTGGTACAAACAGCCGATCTACTACAAGGCCAACCGGTTTTCGGTGATCGGGGACGGACAGGACGTGCGCTGGCCTGCCTATAGCAAGCAGATGGATTTCGAACTGGAACTCGCCATCGTGATCGGCACCGGCGGATGCGACATCAGCGCCGAAGACGCGCCGAAGCACATCTTCGGCTACACGATCTTCAACGACATGAGCGCACGGGACGCGCAGATGCTCGAAATGCCCGGGCAGCTTGGCCCCGCCAAGGGCAAGGATTTCGATACCGGCAACATTCTGGGCCCCTTCATCGTCACGGCGGATGAAATCGCCCACCCCGTCGCGCTCGATATGGAGGCAAAGGTGAACGGCGAGGTCTGGGGCGGCGGCAATTCGGGCGCCATGCACCACAGCTTTGCCGATATCATCGCGCATATCTCGGCCTCGGAAACGCTCCACCCCGGCGAAGTCATCGGGTCCGGCACCGTCGGCACCGGCTGCGGTCTGGAACTGGGGCGGTTTCTGGAAGACGGCGACGTGATCGAACTGACGGTCGAGCGGATCGGAACACTGAAAAACAGGATCGTGAAATCATGA
- a CDS encoding cyclase family protein, with the protein MPRRFIDISVALEADIVSDPEMMLPQIEYLDHSVTAGQVAAFFPGLEKEQLPDGEGWAIERLQIATHNGTHLDAPYHHHSTMNRRLTEGGEPAWKIDEVPLEWCMNPAVKLDFRHMEDGYIVTPGDIEAELKRIGHDLRPLDIVVVNTSAGERYGQDDYLIKGCGIGRDATLWMLERGVRVTGTDAWSWDAPFPLTAKRWLQDHDPSIIWEGHRASIEIGYCHMEKLSNLDTLPDHGFEVSCFPWKIKGASAGFVRAVAIIEED; encoded by the coding sequence ATGCCCCGTCGCTTCATCGACATTTCCGTCGCCCTCGAGGCCGATATCGTCTCGGACCCCGAGATGATGCTGCCCCAGATCGAGTATCTGGACCACTCCGTCACCGCCGGTCAGGTGGCCGCCTTCTTTCCGGGACTGGAAAAAGAACAGCTGCCGGATGGGGAAGGCTGGGCCATCGAGCGGTTACAGATCGCCACCCACAACGGCACCCATCTGGATGCGCCCTACCACCACCATTCGACCATGAACCGCCGCCTGACCGAGGGCGGCGAGCCTGCATGGAAAATCGACGAGGTGCCGCTGGAATGGTGCATGAACCCCGCCGTCAAACTGGACTTCAGACATATGGAGGACGGCTATATCGTCACCCCGGGCGATATCGAGGCCGAACTGAAGCGCATCGGCCACGACCTGCGGCCGCTCGACATCGTGGTGGTGAACACCTCCGCCGGCGAACGCTACGGGCAGGACGACTACCTGATAAAGGGCTGCGGCATCGGGCGCGATGCGACGCTGTGGATGCTTGAACGCGGGGTCCGGGTGACGGGCACCGATGCCTGGTCGTGGGATGCGCCCTTTCCGCTGACCGCCAAGCGCTGGCTGCAGGATCACGATCCGTCGATCATCTGGGAAGGTCACCGCGCCTCGATCGAGATCGGCTATTGCCACATGGAAAAGCTGTCGAACCTCGACACCCTGCCCGACCACGGATTTGAAGTGTCCTGCTTTCCGTGGAAAATCAAAGGTGCAAGCGCGGGCTTCGTGCGCGCCGTCGCCATCATCGAGGAGGACTGA
- a CDS encoding TRAP transporter large permease, which yields MESFDVGLLSLGAMVILVYAGLWVPFALMLCSYVGVWIIKGSPVLAGKLLALAASETISSYFFGVVPLFVLMGYVVSVTGMGRDAFDVANHLFRKLRGGLGVGTVGANAIFAAITGISIASAAVFTRIAVPEMVRHGYTKQFSVGVVAGSSVLGMLIPPSLLLILYGLLTEQSVGDLFIAGIIPGILLAMIFGGGVLLMARFFPRFVGENITPPDDIDPLTARELMVKGVPIVALIALVLGGIYGGLFTPIEAGAVGCLGAIVIGLARRQLSARDFWQVLTDTGLVTASICFLIIAAQMYSRMLALSGLPAGFGDYVATAEIGYWGIILAYVALVIAMGTILDSSSIMLILVPLMLPVVSGMDVNLIWFGVVTVIAVEIGLLTPPFGISVFVIKSALNDDSITLGDIFRGAAPFALMMVFVLALVLAFPFLVTALL from the coding sequence ATGGAAAGCTTTGATGTCGGCCTTCTGTCACTGGGTGCGATGGTCATCCTTGTCTACGCCGGACTGTGGGTGCCCTTCGCGCTGATGCTGTGTTCCTACGTCGGCGTTTGGATCATCAAGGGCTCTCCGGTGCTGGCGGGCAAATTGCTGGCGCTGGCGGCGTCCGAGACGATCAGCAGCTATTTCTTCGGGGTGGTGCCGCTGTTCGTGCTGATGGGATATGTGGTGTCGGTCACGGGGATGGGGCGCGACGCCTTCGATGTGGCAAACCATCTGTTCCGCAAACTGCGCGGAGGGCTGGGTGTCGGCACGGTCGGCGCAAATGCCATCTTTGCCGCGATCACCGGCATCTCCATCGCCTCGGCGGCAGTCTTCACACGCATCGCGGTGCCGGAAATGGTGCGCCACGGCTATACCAAGCAATTCTCCGTCGGGGTGGTGGCGGGCAGTTCGGTGCTGGGCATGCTGATCCCGCCCAGCCTGCTGCTGATCCTCTACGGTCTTCTGACGGAACAATCGGTGGGGGATCTGTTCATCGCCGGGATCATTCCGGGCATCCTGCTGGCGATGATCTTTGGCGGAGGCGTGCTGCTGATGGCGCGTTTCTTTCCGCGCTTCGTGGGCGAGAATATTACCCCGCCCGATGACATCGACCCGCTGACGGCACGCGAGCTGATGGTCAAGGGAGTGCCCATTGTCGCGCTGATCGCGCTGGTTCTGGGCGGCATCTACGGCGGTCTCTTCACCCCGATCGAGGCCGGTGCGGTCGGCTGTCTTGGGGCCATCGTGATCGGCCTTGCGCGCCGGCAGCTTTCGGCCCGCGATTTCTGGCAGGTGCTGACCGATACGGGACTGGTGACCGCCTCGATCTGTTTTCTGATCATCGCGGCACAGATGTACAGTCGGATGCTGGCGCTTTCGGGGCTGCCTGCGGGTTTCGGCGATTATGTCGCCACCGCCGAGATCGGCTACTGGGGCATCATCCTCGCCTATGTCGCGCTGGTAATTGCCATGGGCACGATCCTGGACAGCTCATCGATCATGCTGATCCTCGTCCCGCTGATGCTGCCGGTGGTGTCAGGCATGGACGTGAACCTGATCTGGTTCGGCGTCGTCACCGTGATCGCGGTCGAGATCGGGCTTCTGACACCGCCCTTCGGCATCTCGGTCTTCGTCATCAAATCCGCGCTGAACGACGACAGCATCACCCTTGGCGATATCTTCAGGGGGGCCGCGCCCTTCGCGCTGATGATGGTGTTCGTTCTGGCGCTCGTTCTCGCCTTCCCTTTCCTCGTGACCGCACTGCTTTAG
- a CDS encoding TRAP transporter small permease subunit, with protein MSGASDTSGLLSRLRQGIDALTLALNVIGTLMIVAVMLLVNADVIGRAAFSSPIAGVPMMVSMSIVAIVFLQVAQAFRMGRLTRSDALLGALARRFARARSAVEALFCAAAIFIMVELLRASAPLFAKAWTRGTFEGTIGSFTAPIWPVKLIILIGSTALIVQLVISAIVAICETVAPRKAPDGKL; from the coding sequence TTGTCCGGCGCATCCGACACATCCGGTCTCCTGTCGCGGCTGCGGCAGGGGATCGACGCGTTGACGCTGGCGCTGAATGTCATCGGGACGTTGATGATCGTCGCGGTGATGCTTTTGGTGAATGCCGACGTGATCGGGCGGGCGGCTTTTTCCAGCCCGATCGCGGGCGTGCCGATGATGGTGTCGATGTCCATCGTGGCAATCGTTTTCCTTCAGGTGGCACAGGCGTTCCGCATGGGGCGCCTGACGCGGTCCGACGCTCTGCTCGGCGCACTGGCGCGACGGTTCGCCCGGGCGCGCAGCGCGGTGGAGGCGCTGTTCTGCGCAGCCGCGATTTTCATCATGGTCGAGCTTTTGCGCGCGTCCGCCCCCCTGTTTGCAAAGGCATGGACGCGGGGCACTTTCGAAGGGACCATCGGCAGCTTCACCGCACCGATATGGCCGGTAAAGCTCATCATCCTGATCGGCAGCACCGCTCTGATCGTACAGCTGGTGATCTCCGCAATTGTTGCGATCTGCGAAACAGTAGCACCCCGAAAGGCCCCCGATGGAAAGCTTTGA
- a CDS encoding C4-dicarboxylate TRAP transporter substrate-binding protein produces MRHFIIAAGLALAAGTTATPASAEEISATVVAGHPPVFRWVKHTAETFIPAVNAALEGTDYTIEWSEQYGGSLAKVGDELEAVEEGLAEIGLVSSLFDPAKMGPQNITYFTPFVSSDATLVGQWMDDLQSTNDIMQARWEENNLKYLGAAIGIDDYLLMTNFPVENISDLEGRKIGAPGPAVNWLKGTGAVGVSGNLTTYYNEIKTGVYDGVIVFASAALPGKLHEVAPYITRVGFGAQYAGGLAANLDWYEGLDPVVQQALIDGAKASRIAYHQDLDASVSKFLEMMESQGATITEVSADFRKEWADGMDNVALAFVETLNSAGLDGTAVLTSYMDTMRAAGATPVRDWDKE; encoded by the coding sequence ATGAGACATTTCATCATCGCGGCGGGGCTTGCCCTTGCCGCAGGCACGACAGCGACACCCGCCAGCGCCGAGGAGATTTCGGCAACCGTGGTGGCCGGTCACCCGCCGGTTTTCCGCTGGGTGAAACACACCGCCGAAACCTTCATACCGGCGGTCAATGCAGCGCTGGAGGGCACCGACTACACCATCGAGTGGTCCGAACAATACGGCGGATCGCTGGCCAAGGTCGGCGACGAGCTTGAGGCTGTCGAAGAAGGGCTGGCCGAGATCGGCCTTGTGTCATCGCTCTTCGATCCGGCCAAGATGGGGCCGCAGAACATTACCTATTTCACGCCTTTCGTATCGTCCGACGCGACATTGGTGGGCCAGTGGATGGACGATCTGCAATCCACCAACGACATCATGCAGGCGCGCTGGGAAGAGAACAATCTGAAGTACCTTGGCGCCGCCATCGGCATTGACGACTACCTTCTGATGACGAATTTTCCCGTCGAAAACATTTCGGACCTCGAAGGGCGCAAGATCGGTGCGCCGGGGCCTGCGGTGAACTGGCTGAAAGGAACCGGGGCGGTCGGCGTGTCCGGCAACCTGACCACCTACTACAACGAGATCAAGACAGGGGTGTACGATGGCGTGATCGTCTTTGCCTCGGCGGCTCTGCCCGGCAAGCTTCACGAAGTGGCCCCCTATATCACCCGCGTCGGTTTCGGCGCGCAATACGCGGGCGGGCTGGCCGCGAACCTTGACTGGTACGAGGGGCTGGATCCCGTGGTGCAACAGGCCCTCATCGACGGGGCGAAAGCATCGCGCATTGCCTATCATCAGGATCTGGACGCCTCCGTGTCGAAGTTCCTTGAAATGATGGAATCGCAGGGGGCAACAATTACCGAGGTCAGTGCGGATTTTCGCAAAGAATGGGCGGACGGCATGGATAACGTCGCCCTCGCCTTTGTCGAGACGTTGAACAGCGCCGGTCTGGACGGGACGGCGGTTCTGACGAGCTACATGGATACGATGCGCGCCGCAGGGGCCACGCCCGTGCGCGACTGGGACAAGGAATAG
- a CDS encoding TetR/AcrR family transcriptional regulator, which produces MGAAEKRPREDGVEDSRYAAILNAAEIVFANEGFKGASLREIARRAEVAQALIHYHFETKEKLFEAMAARQAVAINDARGRMLDKVLAFADPQLEPLVEALFRPTIEKGQDIAMQGGGFSRILVSIANSTDPRDRAYTERYYDPIARRFIAALERIEPQLGRKDAVWAYMFSIGVGMMMMAQTGRSTRLSDGQCDDSQIEDMLAEIITYVCGGIRALAHKED; this is translated from the coding sequence GTGGGAGCCGCAGAAAAACGCCCGCGAGAGGACGGTGTCGAAGACAGCCGCTATGCCGCGATCCTGAACGCGGCAGAGATCGTTTTCGCCAACGAAGGCTTCAAGGGGGCCAGCCTGCGTGAAATTGCGCGCCGCGCGGAGGTGGCGCAGGCCCTGATCCACTACCACTTCGAAACCAAGGAAAAGCTGTTCGAAGCGATGGCCGCGCGTCAGGCCGTGGCGATCAACGATGCGCGGGGTCGGATGCTCGACAAGGTGCTGGCCTTTGCGGACCCGCAGCTTGAGCCTCTGGTAGAGGCGCTGTTCCGGCCCACCATCGAGAAAGGGCAGGACATCGCGATGCAGGGCGGCGGGTTCTCGCGGATCCTTGTCTCCATCGCCAATTCGACCGACCCGCGCGATCGCGCCTATACCGAACGCTATTACGATCCCATCGCACGGCGTTTCATCGCCGCACTGGAGAGGATCGAGCCGCAACTGGGCCGCAAGGACGCGGTCTGGGCGTATATGTTCTCGATCGGGGTGGGGATGATGATGATGGCGCAGACCGGACGCTCCACCCGCCTGTCGGACGGGCAATGCGACGACAGCCAGATCGAGGACATGCTGGCGGAAATCATCACCTACGTCTGCGGCGGCATCCGCGCACTGGCACATAAGGAAGACTGA